The Rhodopseudomonas palustris genome window below encodes:
- the glmU gene encoding bifunctional UDP-N-acetylglucosamine diphosphorylase/glucosamine-1-phosphate N-acetyltransferase GlmU, translating into MTARNSLTIVLAAGEGTRMRSSLPKVLNPVAGRSLLAHVLSAAPHGERDRLAVVIGPDHQAVGAEAKRVRSDAAIHIQAQRLGTAHAVLAAREAIAQGADDLLIAFGDTPLISAETFARLREPLHNGSSLVVLGFRAADPTGYGRLVVEDGKLTAIREQADASADELKITLCNAGVMAIDGKIALDVLDKIGNANAKGEYYLTDAVGIVRDLGLTASVIETSEDEVRGINTKAQLAEAETVMQTRLRQAAMAAGVTLIAPETVYLAADTTFGKDVVIEPFVVIGPGVSIADGAVIHSFSHLSEAKIGSKAQVGPYARLRPGTSLGDGAKIGNFVETKAAQIDAGAKVNHLTYIGDAHIGASANIGAGTITCNYDGFDKHKTEIGAGAFIGSNSSLVAPVKIGTGAYVGSGSVITKDVPDDALAVERNVQTAKDGWAKRFRDAKSRHRKPKAH; encoded by the coding sequence ATGACTGCCAGAAACAGCCTGACGATCGTGCTTGCCGCGGGCGAGGGGACGCGGATGCGATCTTCGCTGCCGAAGGTGCTGAACCCGGTCGCCGGCCGCTCGCTGCTCGCCCACGTGCTGAGCGCGGCGCCGCATGGCGAACGCGACCGGCTCGCGGTGGTGATCGGTCCGGATCATCAGGCGGTCGGCGCCGAGGCCAAACGTGTCCGCTCTGACGCGGCCATCCATATCCAGGCGCAGCGGCTCGGGACCGCGCATGCGGTGCTGGCGGCTCGCGAGGCGATCGCCCAGGGCGCCGACGATCTGCTGATCGCGTTCGGCGACACCCCGCTGATCTCGGCCGAGACGTTCGCCCGTCTGCGCGAGCCGCTGCACAACGGCTCGTCTCTGGTGGTGCTCGGTTTCCGCGCGGCCGATCCGACCGGCTATGGCCGTCTGGTGGTCGAGGACGGCAAGCTGACGGCGATCCGTGAGCAGGCGGACGCCAGCGCCGATGAACTGAAGATCACGCTGTGCAATGCTGGCGTGATGGCGATCGACGGCAAGATCGCGCTCGACGTGCTCGACAAGATCGGCAACGCCAACGCCAAGGGCGAGTACTACCTGACCGATGCGGTCGGGATCGTTCGGGACCTCGGCCTGACCGCCAGCGTGATCGAAACCAGCGAGGACGAGGTCCGCGGCATCAACACCAAGGCGCAGCTCGCCGAGGCCGAGACCGTGATGCAGACCCGCCTGCGCCAGGCGGCGATGGCGGCGGGGGTGACGCTGATCGCGCCGGAGACCGTGTATCTCGCCGCCGACACGACGTTCGGCAAGGATGTGGTAATCGAGCCGTTCGTGGTGATCGGCCCCGGTGTGTCGATTGCCGACGGCGCGGTAATCCACTCGTTCTCCCACCTTTCCGAAGCAAAGATCGGCAGCAAGGCGCAGGTCGGTCCCTATGCGCGGTTGCGGCCGGGAACGTCGCTCGGCGACGGTGCAAAGATCGGTAATTTCGTCGAGACCAAAGCCGCGCAGATCGACGCCGGCGCCAAGGTCAATCACCTGACCTATATCGGTGATGCCCACATCGGCGCGTCGGCCAACATCGGTGCCGGCACCATCACCTGCAATTACGATGGATTCGACAAGCACAAGACCGAAATCGGGGCGGGCGCATTCATCGGCTCGAATTCGTCGCTAGTCGCGCCGGTCAAGATCGGTACCGGCGCCTATGTTGGCTCGGGTTCGGTGATCACCAAGGACGTGCCGGACGACGCGTTGGCAGTCGAGCGCAACGTGCAGACCGCCAAGGACGGCTGGGCCAAGCGCTTCCGGGACGCCAAGTCGCGGCATCGCAAGCCGAAGGCGCATTGA
- the glmS gene encoding glutamine--fructose-6-phosphate transaminase (isomerizing), which yields MCGIIGILGRGPVAEQLVDSLKRLEYRGYDSAGVATLEDGELMRRRAEGKLRNLEAVLQRQPLAGHVGIGHTRWATHGKPNEANAHPHAASGVAVVHNGIIENFRELRDELEGGGATFASETDTEVVAHLVNSFLAKGLSPQDAVKAALPRLRGAFALAFVFKGYDDLMIGARKGSPLAIGYGDGEMYLGSDAIALAPLTDDISYLDDGDWVVLTHTSAEVRDAKGDVVKRDVMKSGASSFVVDKANYRHFMAKEIHEQPEVVGHTLARYLDMASERIALPMKLPFDFKDVKHLSITACGTANYAGYVAKYWFERFARLPVEIDIASEFRYREAPLRSGDLAVFISQSGETADTLAALRYAKEQGLHTLSVVNVPTSTIARESEVVMPTLAGPEIGVASTKAFTCQLTALAALAIAAGRARGTLTDDDEAKLVHGLIELPRLMAAALTHEPQIERLARDISKAQDVLYLGRGTSYPLALEGALKLKEISYIHAEGYAAGELKHGPIALIDEKMPVVVIAPYDRVFEKTVSNMQEVAARGGRIILMTDAKGAEEATVESMVTIVMPDMPSAFTPMVYAIPVQLLAYHTAVVMGTDVDQPRNLAKSVTVE from the coding sequence ATGTGCGGCATCATCGGAATTCTGGGACGTGGACCGGTTGCTGAGCAGCTGGTCGATTCGCTGAAGCGGCTCGAGTACCGAGGTTATGACTCGGCCGGGGTCGCAACGCTCGAAGACGGCGAGCTCATGCGCCGCCGGGCCGAAGGCAAGCTGAGAAATCTCGAAGCGGTATTGCAGCGGCAGCCGCTCGCCGGCCATGTCGGGATCGGGCACACCCGGTGGGCGACCCACGGCAAACCCAACGAGGCCAATGCGCACCCGCATGCGGCGTCGGGCGTCGCGGTCGTGCATAACGGCATCATCGAGAACTTCCGCGAGCTGCGTGACGAGCTCGAAGGTGGCGGTGCCACCTTCGCCAGCGAGACCGACACCGAAGTCGTGGCGCATCTGGTCAATTCGTTTCTGGCCAAGGGGCTGTCGCCGCAGGACGCGGTGAAGGCAGCGCTGCCGCGGCTGCGCGGCGCATTCGCGCTGGCCTTCGTGTTCAAGGGCTACGACGATCTGATGATCGGCGCCCGCAAGGGTTCGCCGCTGGCGATCGGCTATGGCGATGGCGAGATGTATCTCGGCTCGGACGCGATCGCGCTGGCGCCGCTCACTGATGACATCAGCTATCTCGACGACGGCGATTGGGTGGTGCTGACCCACACCAGCGCCGAAGTCCGCGATGCCAAGGGCGACGTCGTCAAGCGCGACGTGATGAAGTCGGGCGCCTCGTCGTTTGTGGTCGATAAGGCCAACTATCGCCACTTCATGGCCAAGGAGATCCACGAGCAGCCGGAAGTGGTCGGCCACACGCTGGCGCGCTATCTCGACATGGCGAGCGAGCGGATCGCGCTGCCGATGAAGCTGCCGTTCGACTTCAAGGATGTGAAGCATCTGTCGATCACCGCTTGCGGCACGGCGAACTACGCCGGCTATGTCGCCAAGTACTGGTTCGAACGTTTTGCGCGGCTGCCGGTCGAGATCGATATCGCGTCGGAATTCCGCTACCGCGAAGCGCCGCTGCGCAGCGGCGATCTGGCGGTTTTCATCTCGCAGTCGGGCGAAACCGCCGACACGCTGGCGGCGCTGCGCTACGCCAAGGAGCAGGGGCTGCACACGCTGTCGGTGGTCAACGTGCCGACCTCGACCATTGCCCGCGAGAGCGAAGTGGTGATGCCGACCCTGGCCGGCCCCGAGATCGGCGTCGCCTCGACCAAGGCGTTCACCTGCCAGCTCACGGCTTTGGCGGCACTGGCGATCGCGGCGGGACGGGCGCGCGGTACCTTGACTGATGACGACGAAGCCAAGCTGGTGCACGGCCTGATCGAATTGCCCCGCCTGATGGCTGCGGCACTGACCCACGAGCCGCAGATCGAGCGGCTGGCGCGCGACATCTCCAAAGCCCAGGACGTGCTCTATCTCGGCCGCGGTACGTCGTATCCGCTGGCGCTGGAGGGCGCGCTGAAGCTCAAGGAAATCTCCTACATCCACGCCGAGGGCTATGCCGCCGGCGAGCTCAAGCACGGCCCGATCGCACTGATCGACGAGAAGATGCCGGTGGTGGTGATCGCGCCGTATGACCGGGTGTTCGAAAAGACTGTCTCCAACATGCAGGAGGTCGCGGCCCGCGGCGGCCGGATCATCCTGATGACCGACGCCAAGGGCGCCGAGGAGGCGACCGTCGAGTCGATGGTGACGATCGTGATGCCGGACATGCCCTCGGCGTTCACCCCGATGGTCTATGCCATCCCGGTGCAACTGCTCGCCTACCACACCGCCGTGGTGATGGGCACCGACGTCGACCAGCCGCGCAATCTGGCGAAGTCGGTCACGGTGGAATAG
- a CDS encoding LysR family transcriptional regulator: MEATVAQVPKTTVEQWAILRAVVELGTYAQAAETLHRSQSSISYAITNLQHAAGVQLLQIEGRRAVLTEAGRALLAEVEPLIDDFLRIEQRASAVGHGERVVLRLLVDSVFPKPRLLAALRRLAEVHPHVDVRLREAVRLPMPEPTDRTYDIAIAQPVIGARYGKRVADVDLIAVAAKGHPLAHRTRPISRATLARHLRIEIRDLELSAPTKGQTGGKAWHMSTIDSALGVVREGLGYSWLPRHSIQGDLERGDLVELSLSEGGERRIPLDLCLADHESADGAVLFLGEALMMHAE; the protein is encoded by the coding sequence ATGGAGGCGACCGTGGCCCAGGTGCCAAAAACGACGGTCGAGCAATGGGCCATATTGAGAGCGGTCGTCGAACTCGGCACCTACGCGCAAGCGGCCGAGACGCTGCATCGGAGTCAATCGTCGATCAGCTACGCCATCACCAACCTGCAGCACGCGGCGGGCGTTCAGCTTCTTCAAATCGAAGGTCGCCGAGCTGTCCTCACGGAGGCGGGCCGAGCGCTTCTGGCCGAAGTCGAACCCCTCATCGACGATTTTCTGCGCATCGAACAAAGGGCGTCGGCTGTGGGGCATGGCGAGCGCGTAGTGCTCCGGCTTTTGGTCGACAGCGTCTTTCCAAAACCCAGGCTGCTGGCCGCCTTACGCCGCCTGGCCGAGGTCCATCCGCACGTCGATGTTCGTCTCCGTGAAGCGGTCCGCCTGCCGATGCCGGAGCCGACCGACAGAACTTACGACATCGCGATCGCCCAGCCGGTGATTGGCGCGCGGTATGGCAAACGCGTAGCGGATGTCGACCTCATTGCCGTCGCCGCGAAGGGCCATCCCCTCGCGCATCGCACCCGCCCGATCAGCCGGGCGACCTTGGCGAGACACTTACGGATCGAGATTCGGGATCTCGAATTGTCAGCTCCCACGAAGGGGCAGACCGGCGGCAAAGCGTGGCACATGAGCACGATCGACTCCGCGCTCGGCGTCGTCCGCGAGGGGCTCGGCTACAGCTGGCTGCCTCGTCACTCGATCCAAGGCGACCTGGAACGCGGCGATCTCGTCGAGCTGTCCTTGAGCGAAGGCGGAGAAAGGCGCATCCCGCTGGACCTCTGCCTTGCCGATCACGAGTCCGCCGACGGCGCGGTCTTGTTTCTCGGCGAGGCGTTGATGATGCACGCGGAGTGA
- a CDS encoding phenolic acid decarboxylase, translating to MSQVSESLHPAELVDFVGSHLIYTYDNGWQYELYVKNENTIDYRIHSGMVGGRWVRDQFAHIVRLGEGIYKISWDEPTGTCVSVAVNLPKRKLHGVIFFPDWIARDPKKTVCFQNDHLDAMRAYRDAGPTYPKLVIDEFATITFMERRDRDDQSVIDCPPEKLPSGYADRRN from the coding sequence ATGTCTCAGGTCAGTGAATCCCTTCATCCCGCCGAACTGGTAGATTTTGTCGGAAGCCATTTGATTTACACGTATGACAATGGCTGGCAGTACGAGCTCTACGTGAAGAACGAGAACACGATCGATTACCGGATTCACAGCGGTATGGTCGGCGGACGTTGGGTGCGCGACCAGTTCGCCCACATCGTCCGGCTGGGCGAGGGCATCTACAAGATTTCCTGGGACGAACCGACGGGAACTTGCGTCAGCGTTGCCGTCAATCTGCCCAAGCGCAAACTGCACGGCGTGATCTTCTTCCCGGATTGGATCGCGCGAGATCCCAAGAAGACGGTTTGTTTTCAGAACGATCATCTCGATGCGATGCGCGCCTATCGAGATGCCGGACCGACCTATCCCAAGCTGGTGATCGACGAATTCGCCACGATTACCTTCATGGAGCGGCGTGACCGCGACGATCAAAGCGTTATCGACTGCCCGCCGGAGAAATTGCCGTCCGGCTATGCCGATCGCCGCAACTGA
- the recG gene encoding ATP-dependent DNA helicase RecG, which produces MRPALLNPLFAPVTSLTGVGPKQDKLFRYLLDRDDTPRLADLLLHLPSSVIDRRARPKIRDAVPGTVVTLEVTVDRHRAPPPGRSRAPYLVYAGDDTGDVVLTFFRAKPDHVQKLLPVGAKRYVSGTGQLYDGTLQIVHPDRVVDEEAFAKLPQIDPVYPLTEGLAIGSLRRAVAQALTKLPALPEWISPEVLRRCRFPSFAEALKHVHIPDQPTDILPDGPYWSRLAYDELLAGQLALALVRAQLRRPAGSRNAGDGRLRHKIIDALPYALTASQQQAAAAIAEDLRQPVRMLRLLQGDVGSGKTVVALLAAAAVAEAGKQAALMAPTEILARQHIKTIAPLAERAGMQVAILTGREKGKERREILARLESGEIDFLVGTHALIQDDVIYKSLALAVIDEQHRFGVRERLALTSKGADVDVLVLSATPIPRTLVLTYFGDMDVSELREKPAGRQPIDTRTLSDTRLPEVIDGIGRAIAAGKRVYWICPLVEESENVKLTDAEQRFESLLQRFGDHQVGLVHGRMRGSDKDLVMGQFARGEISVLVATTVVEVGVDVPEATIMVIENAERFGLAQLHQLRGRVGRGSEASTCLLLYREPLGELSAARLRVIRDTTDGFRIAEEDLKLRGEGDVLGTRQSGLPGYRIARSEVHAQLITQARDEALRILKDNPKLEGPSGEALRCLLYLYERDEAIPLLGAG; this is translated from the coding sequence ATGCGCCCTGCTCTGCTCAATCCGCTGTTCGCCCCGGTCACCAGCCTGACCGGCGTCGGACCGAAACAGGACAAGCTGTTCCGCTATCTGCTGGACCGCGACGACACCCCGCGGCTGGCCGATCTGCTGCTGCATCTGCCGAGCAGCGTGATCGACCGGCGCGCCCGGCCGAAAATTCGCGACGCGGTGCCGGGAACGGTGGTGACCCTGGAGGTGACGGTCGATCGCCACCGCGCGCCCCCGCCGGGCCGCTCGCGCGCGCCGTATCTGGTCTATGCCGGCGACGACACCGGCGACGTGGTGCTGACGTTCTTCCGCGCCAAGCCGGACCATGTGCAGAAGCTGCTGCCGGTCGGCGCCAAGCGCTACGTCTCGGGCACCGGCCAGCTCTACGACGGCACGCTGCAGATCGTCCACCCGGACCGGGTCGTCGACGAAGAGGCCTTCGCCAAGCTGCCGCAGATCGATCCGGTCTATCCGCTGACCGAGGGGCTGGCGATCGGCTCGCTGCGCCGGGCGGTGGCGCAGGCACTGACCAAGCTGCCGGCGCTGCCGGAATGGATCAGCCCCGAGGTGCTGCGGCGCTGCCGGTTTCCCTCGTTCGCCGAAGCGCTGAAGCACGTCCACATCCCGGATCAGCCGACCGACATTCTGCCCGATGGGCCGTATTGGTCGCGGCTCGCTTATGACGAACTGCTCGCCGGGCAGCTTGCTTTGGCGCTGGTGCGGGCGCAGCTCCGCCGCCCGGCCGGCAGCCGCAACGCCGGCGACGGTCGGCTGCGCCACAAGATCATCGACGCGCTGCCTTATGCGCTGACCGCCTCCCAGCAGCAGGCCGCGGCGGCGATCGCCGAAGATCTGCGCCAGCCGGTGCGGATGCTGCGGCTGCTGCAGGGCGACGTCGGAAGCGGCAAGACCGTGGTGGCGCTGCTGGCCGCAGCGGCGGTCGCAGAAGCCGGCAAGCAGGCGGCGCTGATGGCGCCGACCGAAATCCTCGCCCGGCAGCACATCAAGACCATCGCGCCGCTGGCCGAACGCGCCGGGATGCAGGTCGCGATCCTCACCGGCCGCGAGAAAGGCAAAGAGCGCCGCGAGATCTTGGCGCGGCTCGAAAGCGGCGAGATCGATTTTTTGGTCGGCACACACGCGCTGATCCAGGACGACGTGATCTACAAATCTCTGGCGCTGGCGGTCATCGACGAGCAGCACCGTTTCGGCGTGCGCGAGCGCCTGGCGCTGACCAGCAAGGGCGCCGATGTCGACGTGCTGGTGCTCAGCGCAACGCCGATTCCGCGGACGCTGGTGCTGACTTACTTCGGCGACATGGACGTTTCGGAACTCCGCGAGAAGCCCGCCGGCCGCCAGCCGATCGACACCCGTACGCTGTCCGATACGCGGCTGCCGGAAGTAATCGACGGCATCGGTCGCGCGATTGCCGCCGGCAAGCGGGTTTACTGGATCTGCCCGCTGGTCGAGGAATCCGAGAACGTCAAACTCACCGACGCCGAGCAACGCTTCGAATCGCTGCTGCAACGGTTCGGCGATCATCAGGTCGGCTTGGTGCATGGACGGATGCGCGGCAGCGACAAGGACCTGGTGATGGGCCAGTTCGCGCGCGGCGAGATCAGCGTGTTGGTCGCGACCACGGTGGTCGAGGTCGGTGTCGACGTCCCCGAAGCCACCATCATGGTGATCGAAAACGCCGAACGGTTCGGTCTGGCACAACTGCATCAGCTGCGCGGCCGGGTCGGCCGCGGCAGCGAGGCGTCGACGTGCTTGCTGCTGTATCGCGAGCCGCTGGGCGAGCTGTCGGCGGCGCGCCTGCGGGTGATCCGGGACACCACCGACGGTTTTCGGATCGCCGAGGAAGATCTCAAGCTGCGCGGCGAAGGCGATGTGCTCGGCACCCGGCAGAGCGGCCTGCCCGGCTACCGGATCGCCCGCTCCGAAGTCCATGCCCAGCTCATCACCCAGGCGCGCGACGAAGCGCTGCGGATTTTGAAGGACAACCCCAAGCTCGAAGGCCCGTCCGGCGAGGCGCTACGCTGCCTGCTGTATCTCTACGAACGCGACGAAGCGATCCCGCTGCTGGGAGCCGGTTAG
- a CDS encoding succinate dehydrogenase assembly factor 2, whose amino-acid sequence MTGTTRSSGGLDDRRKRLLFRCWHRGTREMDLILGQFADAEIGTLSEAELDELERLIEVNDHDLYAAVAGGDTLPAEFKGGLFERIKTYGHQDGAV is encoded by the coding sequence ATGACGGGCACCACACGGTCGAGCGGCGGGCTCGACGACCGCCGCAAGCGGCTTCTGTTCCGCTGCTGGCATCGCGGCACACGCGAGATGGATCTGATTCTCGGCCAGTTCGCCGACGCCGAGATCGGCACGCTGTCGGAGGCGGAGCTCGACGAGCTGGAACGGCTGATCGAGGTCAACGACCACGATCTCTATGCCGCGGTCGCCGGCGGCGACACGCTGCCGGCCGAGTTTAAGGGCGGTCTGTTCGAACGGATCAAGACCTACGGCCATCAGGACGGCGCCGTATGA
- a CDS encoding DUF502 domain-containing protein has product MTDQLPTPTGDLPPDPPRGVMGRLRNYFLTGLIVAGPVAITFYLTWWFVNWVDGFVRPLVPPDYRPETYLPFAVPGSGLVVAFVALTLLGFLTANLIGRSLVDLGERLLGRMPVVRAIYRGLKQVFETLFSGNGNSLRKVGLVEFPQPGMWSIVLISLPPNQEVATKIPSQDEHISVFLPCAPNPTTGFFFYVPRSKVIPVDMSAEEAATLIMSAGVVQPGSDPQKKIAALAATALAAKKVREPGEPESAFSRRRVTKAPDKVD; this is encoded by the coding sequence ATGACCGACCAGCTTCCGACCCCGACCGGTGATCTTCCGCCGGACCCGCCGCGCGGCGTGATGGGGCGTCTCCGCAATTACTTCCTGACCGGCCTGATCGTGGCAGGCCCGGTGGCGATCACGTTCTACCTGACCTGGTGGTTCGTGAACTGGGTCGATGGCTTCGTGCGTCCGTTGGTTCCGCCGGATTACCGCCCCGAGACCTATCTGCCGTTTGCTGTGCCGGGCTCCGGCCTGGTCGTGGCGTTCGTCGCCCTGACTTTGCTCGGTTTCCTCACCGCCAACCTGATCGGCCGCAGCCTGGTCGATCTCGGCGAGCGGCTGCTCGGCCGGATGCCGGTGGTGCGGGCGATCTACCGCGGCCTGAAGCAGGTGTTCGAGACGCTGTTCTCGGGCAACGGCAACAGCCTTCGAAAAGTGGGCCTGGTCGAGTTCCCACAGCCGGGGATGTGGTCGATCGTGCTGATCTCGCTGCCGCCGAACCAGGAAGTCGCGACCAAGATCCCGAGCCAGGACGAGCACATCTCGGTGTTCCTGCCGTGCGCGCCGAACCCAACCACCGGCTTCTTCTTCTACGTCCCGCGCAGCAAAGTGATCCCGGTCGACATGAGTGCCGAGGAGGCCGCGACGCTGATCATGTCGGCGGGCGTGGTGCAGCCGGGTTCCGATCCGCAGAAGAAGATCGCAGCGCTGGCAGCGACCGCGCTGGCCGCCAAGAAGGTCCGCGAACCCGGAGAGCCGGAATCGGCGTTCTCGCGCCGCCGCGTCACCAAGGCGCCCGACAAGGTCGATTAA